Within the Iodidimonas sp. SYSU 1G8 genome, the region GCCGCATCCTCGGGCTGGCCGAAGCGGCCCGCCGGAACGCGGTTCAGGATCTTGTCGCCATTCTTCTCGATGGTCTCGGCCATCATCTTGCTGGGGAAGGGACCCGGCGCGATGGCGTTGACCCGGATGTGATCCTTGGCCAGCGTGCGCGCCAGCACGCGGGTCAGGTGAATGAGCGCGGCCTTCGACGACGAATACGAGAAGGTGTCCATGTCGGGCACGGTCAGGCCGTTGATCGAGGCGATGTTGATCACCTTGGACGGCCGCTCCGCGCTCGCCGCCGCCTTCAGGGCACCGTGCAGCTGCTGGATCAGGAAGAAGGGCGCCTTGACGTTGAGGGCATAGACCTTGTCCCATCCGGCTTCGGGAAAGTCGTCGAAGGGCGCGCCCCAGGCGGCGCCGGAATTGTTCACCAGCAC harbors:
- a CDS encoding SDR family oxidoreductase produces the protein MNGLFNIEGKVALVTGGSSGIGKMIAEGFVANGAKVYIASRKLHVCEQVAAELSKTGTCIPLQADVSTHAGVLALAERMKTLEPRLDVLVNNSGAAWGAPFDDFPEAGWDKVYALNVKAPFFLIQQLHGALKAAASAERPSKVINIASINGLTVPDMDTFSYSSSKAALIHLTRVLARTLAKDHIRVNAIAPGPFPSKMMAETIEKNGDKILNRVPAGRFGQPEDAAGVAIFLASRASDYVHGAVLPMDGGSATTV